Genomic DNA from Prunus persica cultivar Lovell chromosome G1, Prunus_persica_NCBIv2, whole genome shotgun sequence:
CACAAGCCTACATACATCCGTTTTTTATATCTTTCCACTCTGCCAATTTATCAATTATTAATAAGAGTGTGgaacaaataaagaagaagaaaccaatCTATAAGATTGATAGTTTCggtgtttttggtttgttgCGCACTGCCTCAATCTTTTatgattgatttttctttttatttagcatttattttataaaataatattttacttTTGTAAAAACTGGAGAATGATGATTCGAATAACTATAgagctttgttttgtttactttGGGTCTTCTAGTCCCACTTCGGAGAAAAGGACCACTATGCTACGGATTAACATTTGGGATATAGGAATAACTTATCTTTTGaataattttatctttttatcatTAATTTGATTGTTAGTGAGATGCATGCACAGTCAACAAATTCAATCGACCTTTGACTTGACTGATCGACCATGATCAACGGTTGTGATTCACACTGATGTGAAGAGATCATGGGAATCTATTTAAGGAAGGGGCTGAACTACACGTGGTGCAAGATGTCATTTGGGTGTGCCAAGTGGTTTGTCGCTTGAGTTTGAATTCACGAAGTTGAGAAGATACGTAAGATTCTTCCCTGTCTCGACGTGGTCATGTTGAGTGTCGAGTAATTATAGTGTGGTAAAGAGTATGACTACGTGATATAATTTAttcatgtattataatataaatagatATTTACAGTCTCAATTTTTTATACAACAGGAGTTTGAGAGATTGTGGTTACCTACTGTTAGATAttaattcaatggttcaaaaaagtttcttaaaatgagtgcaagagtgagtgaaccattgaatttacCTCTAACGGTAAATGACTACAAATCTCTTAGACCTCTATAGTTCAAAAGAACCTTgtcataaatatttattggtgTTATATAGTGGAGAAAtctaaattatattaattaatacaGCATGGCTGTATTTCAGTATCGCAGTGTGAACTGAATCCAGGCCAGCTGGCAATGACTGGGGATGTTGTCGCGGCTGTGACTTTGGTGTCTCGGTGACAATAGCGCTGCTCATGTCAAACATCCCCGAGGACGCTCCTCATCCAAATAAAGAAACCGTGTGAAATCACTTGCGTTTACTACCGTCGATCTCGTGGGCCCCAACGAGACTCAAAAATTGGTAAATCTACACGGCAACAGACAAGTATCCcctaaattttgaaaatatttagACAAGGCCAGAGCGGGAGGAGCACGTGGCGACAACTCAGAATTCGACCGTTGCGAATGCTTATTCAAGCCCCGTCTTTAGCCTTCGCTCTCCTTCAATCTTTCGCCCCTCtcgttctctttctctctctatctctctcgctttctctctcttctctctctcatggcaATCGCTGCTGAGAACCAAGCCCAAGAGAAGGTCAGATTTAAAGAAAAACCTTTCAAGTCacctttcaagtttcaatttttttgtagCCGTTGGGATCTTGAGTCCCCAAATTCAAATGCTAgggttttaatttcttttcggttcttttgtttttctctgaaGATGAgatgtttaattatttttcttgatgatgaagataatgGTTTCTTTGGGTATATGTGAATTTTGAGATCGCATTATCAAAATTCGAATTCGAGCCTCTGACTGTAGGGTTTTCTGATTTGAAATTTAGGAATTTGGGCTTGAGGTGTAGGTCAATTAGCTTCAATGGGGTTTAAAGTGCTAATTGGTAaatgtttatatatttagaTTCTATGAGGATTTTTAAATATGGGTTTGCTTTCATCAGGCTTCTTCGGAGGTTTCAGCGACGGAGACAAGAAGATGGACGCTCAATGACTTCGACATTGGAAAGCCTCTTGGCCGAGGAAAGTTTGGTCACGTCTATTTGGCAAGAGAGAAACGGGtatgttcttctttttcttcttctttatagCCATgcattttgtaaattttggCGTTCTTTAGCTGctgtttcaattatttttggtACTAGCATTCATGGGGTTTGTTTAGTCAAGGAATTAATCTTCTATAGCTGTCGACTTGGGTTTCATTCTTGATAGCTAAGAttgaaatgaagaagaaaataaaattttgaaaaacatgtTTTATGTACCACAAATAGAACTGCCAGTTTTTGTGGCTTAATTATACTCATGTAGTCCGGAGTGCCAATATTCTattcacttaaaaaaaaaatggaaagcaGATGAAGGGTGaatgtgtgtgagagagagtgagaaatTTTGGTTTATAATATGCATTCTTATCAAATGAAGTGGAATTTAAATGGTGTCTCTTTGTTTGCCTACTTTCAATTGTGCACCTAACTTGATCTTTTTATTCCTGGAACAGAGCAATCACATTGTGGCACTTAAAGTCCTCTTTAAGAGCCAGCTGCAACAGTCTCAGGTTGAACATCAGCTTCGTCGGGAAGTTGAAATACAAAGTCATCTTCGACATCCCAATATCTTACGCCTTTATGGGTACTTTTACGATCAGGTATATTGCTCATAGCCTCATAAGCTGCTAATATTTCAACATCTTAAACTTGTCTTACTTAGTGGAAACACAGGTGTTTTACCATTCATTtggaaatttatttattgcagAAACGagtttatttgattttagaaTATGCTGCCAAAGGTGAACTATACAAGGAACTTCAGAAGTGTAAATACTTCAGTGAAAGACGTGCTGCCACTGTAAGTTGTTTTTATGTAGTGTCATTCAGTTTCTTTTGCGCTTATACCATTTACCATGTCACCTATAACAAGAATGACTACTCTTTTGGGACATAAACCAATTTAGGTCATTTATTTTTGAGAACTTTGACTAAAAATTCTAATGTGTGTACTTATCTTGCATGGCCAGTATGTTGCATCGTTGGCACGGGCCCTTATATACTGCCATGGAAAGCATGTAATTCACAGAGATATCAAGCCAGAGAACCTTCTAATTGGTGCACAGGTTTGGATTGCCATCCTTGCTAttatatcttttatttttcaaggaTACATATTTGGTCTTTATCAAATCAATGTGGATCTCCTTTGACAGGGTGAACTCAAGATAGCAGATTTTGGGTGGTCAGTGCATACATTCAACCGCAGGCGGACCATGTGTGGTACCCTTGATTACCTCCCTCCTGAGATGGGTATGTTAACAAGCTAAATATTCTCCTTCTTTTGTAACAGTGTCTATCCAAACTGATCATCTTCACATGTATTTCATACCGCTGTGTTAAAGAGaaattttacaaaaaaccaTTTATAGCATTCTTCTGCAAAAACACAACTACTACTATATCTTACTAATACTTTTGAGTTGTGAAACAGTGGAGAGCGTAGAGCATGATGCTAGTGTGGATATATGGAGCCTTGGTGTCCTGTGCTATGAGTTTCTCTATGGAGTCCCGCCTTTTGAGGCCAAGGAGCATTCAGATACATATAGAAGGTAAAGTGTGACCTGCAAAATGATTAAAGTTCACAAAATAGATTCTATTATCACGTAACTTGTATGTGTGATGAGGAATTCTCCATGGAATGAAatactttttattaaaacaataatCTTATGATACAAGTTTTCTCtgaatgaaaaaagattaatgGGAGGTATGGAATTCTAGACATGGCTAATATGGCTCTGCTATTTGTCTTCACAGGATTGTTCAAGTGGATCTAAAGTTTCCTCCTAAACCAATTGTCTCTTCTCATGCAAAGGACCTTATTAGTCAGGTTCTTGTCCTCATGCTTTTGCACTTCAGTTCGAGTATTTGCTATTTCATTGTTGCTTCAAAACAGAGTGTTATTAGTAAtgtctgaatttttttgttttttaaatgcaGATGCTTGTGAAGGACTCTTCTCAACGCCTGCCATTGCACAAGCTTCTAGAACATCCATGGATTGTTCAGAACGCGGAGCCCTCTGGCGTATATAGGATATAATTTGCCAAGCCAGATATAACGAAGGAGATAATGGCTgtagaatttaattttctatgaACATCTGAACAATTTATCTAGCCGGCCTCAGCCAACTTTGTGATGTAATACTTTCTTGTATGAATctattgataaaaaaaaatgtttgttaataaaaattcttttttcttcgtgCTAAGCAGTGACTCGTATTAGTGAAATGTTTGCATTTGGTAAACTTTCAAATTCCCATTCATGCATGACCTCAGTTCCTACATGTAAGAAAATTTTCCTTCCATTTTCTGCCAGGGCACATTTATGGAAATGGTTGCGATTTTGACACCTCCAGCTCCagtttaattttgagtttttctatttaaaccccacacttttctttgttcacccaaatacttaaattattaaactcttaagttttattattgtgtaaaaacacaaaaaaggtcatccaacttaatactAAACCCTagtaagttttagaaaaacactTCATACATACACTccaccactcttcatattaagttttagaaaaacacaaaccccTCTGCACCCAATTGCCAGATTATTCTTCTTTCAAGCCAAGAAACCTACTACACTCTCATCTTTTcttcacaaaccctaaattaGGATTGTGAGAGTAATATAGGTGGATAGGGAGGGAGTGGATATTACGAATTCCCCTGACTTTGCATTCCTTCATcagctctctctttctctctttcttttattaacagatttcttccatgcctaaGGCCCAACACTTCtgctttctgtttttatttctctCCTAAATTGACATAATGCCCTCAATAATATAAACGTAGTGTTTATTGCATCCAtgtacaacatatatatatatatatataataagaaaataatattaaaataccatGCCAGATCAGTTTTCCAGAGCAGAACAAAATTCTTGATGAAGAACGACTACACTTGTAAGCTATTACttgtaaaatatttatcaCACTATGttacattgaaaaattatagaacttgtcctacaaaaaaaatatattcagGTGCAAAAGAATAATGATGCAGTAATGCTTGCAAAATGTTGGTATGAAACTGCAAGATGGACTTGAAGATCTTAGGATTCGGGTGTGGGGTGTGaggttgatgagttttttttttcccctttacTAGGTGTGTATTTAGGAGTAGTTTGGAAAGATAGTGaggttttcttagaaattgtgaaaatttgaattagaagttgaggtgaacaaagagaagtacGGGGTTTAAATAAGAATATTCAGTTTAGAGTGCCATAAACTAACATGGAGTAACATGGGAGTGTTAAAATCCCTACCCTTTTGGAAATCGAAGCATAGCAAAGAAAAGTTGAAAGAAATATCAACAGAACGCAGTTCTCATGTATGCAAATCTGTGGAAGCAGAAACAGTCGGCATATGACATCGTTTTCATAGAACTTGTTGAATTGAGAAAGAATCTTTCGATACAAGAAAACAATCATGCTCTATAGATACTAGAagtcaaaatttgaatttccctCATCCACAATCTGGGGATGGTACATCAATAACATCAGACCACTGATCATAACTTAAGGTGCTAAAGAAGCGAGAGTCTCGTGTGTTTTCATGTCATGCTAGGAATATCTTTAGTTGCAAACTTGCTGTCTTTACAATTTTCCCCTTCGAGCAGTTGAGTTGGAGGCTCTTCCCCTTCTTGGACTTCAATGACGTCTTTGGGGTTCAAGAAGCTCGGCTGGTTAGTTGAAGAAAGAAGTCGTGCCCACATCCTGTCGGTAATCACAACCTTGTTTTGCTTCTCAGTGATATgctgtattaaaaaaatcaaacaaattaattactGGTCGGTcttaatttcaaattgttgGAGCAACATTTAAATTTAAGATATCTAGC
This window encodes:
- the LOC18791082 gene encoding serine/threonine-protein kinase Aurora-1; its protein translation is MAIAAENQAQEKASSEVSATETRRWTLNDFDIGKPLGRGKFGHVYLAREKRSNHIVALKVLFKSQLQQSQVEHQLRREVEIQSHLRHPNILRLYGYFYDQKRVYLILEYAAKGELYKELQKCKYFSERRAATYVASLARALIYCHGKHVIHRDIKPENLLIGAQGELKIADFGWSVHTFNRRRTMCGTLDYLPPEMVESVEHDASVDIWSLGVLCYEFLYGVPPFEAKEHSDTYRRIVQVDLKFPPKPIVSSHAKDLISQMLVKDSSQRLPLHKLLEHPWIVQNAEPSGVYRI